In Polaribacter sp. L3A8, a genomic segment contains:
- the cysK gene encoding cysteine synthase A yields MKIDNILESIGNTPVVRLAKLFPDANVWMKLEKANPGGSIKDRIALAMIEDAEKRNLINKDTEIIEPTSGNTGIGLAMVAAIKGYKLTLVMPESMSVERRALMKAYGANLVLTPKELGLSGTIAKAKEMVAQNKNSWMPSQFTNPANPQIHYNTTAIEVVNDFPEGVDYLITGVGTGGHITGMAEVLKETFPTIKVLAVEPNDSAIISGDKPGPHALQGIGPGFFPEVFNTDLIDGAIRITKEEAFTEVRNIAKTEGILVGISTGASLAAVRKQLQSLKGEETILTMNYDTGERYLSIDGLLTE; encoded by the coding sequence ATGAAAATTGACAATATATTAGAATCTATTGGTAACACACCCGTTGTAAGATTAGCTAAATTATTTCCAGATGCGAATGTTTGGATGAAACTAGAAAAAGCAAATCCTGGTGGTAGCATTAAAGACAGAATTGCATTAGCAATGATTGAAGATGCCGAAAAAAGAAACCTTATAAATAAAGACACCGAAATTATAGAGCCAACTTCTGGTAATACAGGTATTGGCTTAGCAATGGTTGCTGCTATTAAAGGCTACAAACTTACACTAGTAATGCCAGAATCTATGTCTGTAGAAAGACGTGCTTTAATGAAAGCTTACGGTGCTAACCTTGTATTAACTCCTAAAGAATTAGGTTTAAGTGGTACAATTGCAAAAGCAAAAGAAATGGTTGCTCAAAATAAAAATTCGTGGATGCCATCTCAATTTACAAATCCTGCAAACCCACAAATACACTATAACACAACAGCTATAGAAGTTGTTAACGATTTTCCGGAAGGAGTAGATTATTTAATTACTGGTGTTGGTACAGGTGGTCATATTACGGGTATGGCAGAAGTTTTAAAAGAAACATTTCCTACCATAAAAGTACTTGCCGTAGAACCAAACGATTCTGCTATTATTTCTGGAGATAAACCAGGACCTCATGCATTACAAGGTATCGGACCCGGTTTCTTCCCAGAAGTATTTAATACAGATTTAATTGATGGTGCTATTAGAATTACCAAAGAAGAAGCTTTTACAGAAGTAAGAAATATAGCAAAAACAGAAGGTATTTTAGTTGGTATTTCTACAGGAGCATCTTTAGCTGCGGTTAGAAAACAACTGCAATCTTTAAAAGGAGAAGAAACAATACTAACCATGAATTATGATACTGGTGAACGTTACCTTTCTATTGATGGTCTTTTAACAGAATAA
- a CDS encoding cation diffusion facilitator family transporter, protein MTNEESAIKTTYFSLVSNFILAIIKGLAGFFGNSYALIADAIESTTDIFASFLVLLGFKYAKRPADENHPYGHGKIEPLITFAVVAFLVISATIIAYKSILNIQTPHKVPKSWTLIVLAIIIIWKEISYQVVIKKSKETKSTSLKADAWHHRSDAITSIMAFIGISIAILFGKGYETADDWAALFAAGFILYNSYLILRPALGEVMDEQLYDSLIIEIRKKSIKVPGILDTEKCFIRKSGMKFHVDLHAIVDSEISVKVGHDIAHQLKDYLQSEIPNLEHVLIHIEPNR, encoded by the coding sequence ATGACAAACGAAGAAAGCGCCATAAAGACAACTTACTTTAGCCTTGTATCAAATTTTATTTTAGCAATTATAAAAGGTCTTGCAGGTTTTTTTGGTAATTCTTATGCGCTAATTGCAGATGCTATTGAATCTACCACAGATATTTTTGCCTCATTTTTAGTTTTATTAGGTTTTAAGTATGCAAAACGTCCTGCGGATGAAAATCATCCCTATGGTCACGGAAAAATAGAACCTTTAATTACATTTGCTGTTGTTGCTTTTTTAGTTATTTCTGCAACAATCATCGCCTATAAAAGTATTTTAAATATTCAAACACCACATAAGGTTCCAAAATCTTGGACTTTAATCGTATTGGCGATCATCATAATTTGGAAAGAAATTTCATATCAAGTTGTAATAAAGAAAAGTAAAGAAACAAAGAGCACATCCCTTAAAGCAGATGCTTGGCATCATAGAAGCGATGCCATTACGTCTATAATGGCTTTTATTGGTATCTCCATTGCCATTCTATTTGGTAAAGGTTATGAAACTGCTGATGATTGGGCTGCATTATTTGCTGCTGGTTTTATTTTATACAATAGCTATTTAATTTTAAGACCCGCTTTAGGAGAGGTAATGGATGAACAACTTTATGACAGTCTTATCATAGAGATTAGAAAAAAATCGATAAAAGTACCTGGTATATTAGATACCGAAAAATGTTTTATCAGAAAATCTGGAATGAAGTTTCACGTAGATTTACATGCCATTGTAGATAGTGAGATTTCTGTAAAAGTAGGACATGATATTGCACACCAATTAAAAGATTATTTACAATCAGAAATACCAAACTTAGAGCATGTATTAATACATATTGAACCGAATAGATAA
- the ftsY gene encoding signal recognition particle-docking protein FtsY yields MSFFKRIFSKEKKETLDKGLEKSKESFFGKLTKAVAGKSKVDDDVLDNLEEILVASDVGVSTTLKVIDRIEARVAKDKYVGTDELNKILREEIAGLLSETNIGNETEFTISEGKKPYVIMVVGVNGVGKTTTIGKLASQFKKQGLKVVLGAADTFRAAAIDQLQVWADRTDVPIVRQEMGSDPASVAFDTLKSAVTQNADVVIIDTAGRLHNKVNLMNELTKIKRVMQKVVTDAPHEVLLVLDGSTGQNAFEQAKQFTLATEVTSLAVTKLDGTAKGGVVIGISDQFKIPVKYIGVGEGIDDLQVFNKYEFVDSFFK; encoded by the coding sequence ATGAGTTTTTTTAAAAGAATATTTTCAAAAGAAAAAAAAGAAACCTTAGACAAAGGATTAGAAAAGTCTAAAGAAAGTTTTTTTGGTAAGTTAACAAAAGCAGTTGCAGGTAAATCTAAAGTAGATGATGATGTTTTAGATAATTTAGAAGAGATTTTAGTAGCATCTGATGTTGGTGTAAGTACAACTCTTAAAGTTATTGATAGAATTGAAGCTAGAGTTGCTAAAGATAAATATGTTGGTACAGATGAGTTAAACAAAATTCTTCGAGAAGAAATTGCAGGACTTTTGTCTGAAACCAATATTGGTAATGAAACCGAGTTTACGATTTCAGAAGGTAAAAAACCTTATGTAATAATGGTTGTTGGTGTAAATGGCGTTGGTAAAACAACCACTATTGGTAAATTAGCAAGTCAGTTTAAGAAACAAGGTTTAAAGGTTGTTTTAGGAGCAGCAGATACTTTTAGAGCTGCAGCAATAGATCAATTACAAGTTTGGGCAGACAGAACAGACGTGCCAATTGTGCGCCAAGAAATGGGCTCTGACCCTGCTTCTGTAGCATTCGATACCTTAAAATCTGCCGTTACTCAAAATGCAGATGTTGTAATTATAGATACCGCTGGTCGTTTGCATAATAAAGTCAATTTAATGAATGAGTTGACAAAGATTAAACGTGTAATGCAAAAAGTGGTTACAGATGCTCCACATGAAGTATTATTAGTTTTAGATGGCTCTACAGGACAAAATGCATTTGAGCAAGCAAAACAATTTACTTTGGCAACAGAAGTAACTTCTCTAGCCGTTACCAAATTAGATGGTACTGCAAAAGGTGGTGTTGTAATAGGTATTTCAGATCAATTTAAAATTCCTGTAAAATACATTGGAGTAGGAGAAGGAATAGATGATTTACAAGTATTTAATAAATACGAATTTGTAGATTCTTTCTTTAAATAA
- a CDS encoding DUF4295 domain-containing protein produces the protein MAKKTVASLQTSSKRLSKAIKMVKSPKSGAYTFVESIMQPEKVDAFLAKK, from the coding sequence ATGGCAAAAAAAACAGTAGCATCTTTACAAACATCTTCAAAAAGATTAAGTAAAGCGATCAAAATGGTAAAATCTCCAAAATCAGGAGCTTACACATTTGTAGAGTCAATTATGCAACCAGAAAAAGTAGATGCTTTTTTAGCTAAAAAGTAA
- the rpmG gene encoding 50S ribosomal protein L33, with amino-acid sequence MAKKGNRVQVILECTEHKASGKAGTSRYITTKNKKNTPDRMEIKKFNPILKKMTVHKEIK; translated from the coding sequence ATGGCAAAAAAAGGAAACAGAGTTCAGGTAATTTTAGAATGCACAGAGCATAAAGCTTCTGGTAAAGCAGGTACTTCTAGATACATTACAACAAAGAACAAAAAGAACACTCCAGATAGAATGGAAATTAAAAAATTCAATCCTATCTTAAAGAAAATGACTGTTCACAAAGAAATTAAATAA
- the rpmB gene encoding 50S ribosomal protein L28 produces MSRVCELTGKKAMVGNNVSHALNRTKRKFDANLMTKRFYIPEEDKWITLKVSASALKNINKKGISSVIKDARANGFLTK; encoded by the coding sequence ATGTCTAGAGTTTGTGAATTAACAGGAAAAAAAGCAATGGTTGGGAACAATGTATCTCACGCTTTAAATAGAACTAAGAGAAAGTTTGACGCTAATCTAATGACCAAGCGTTTTTATATCCCAGAAGAAGATAAATGGATAACATTAAAAGTTTCTGCTTCTGCATTAAAAAATATTAACAAGAAAGGAATTTCTTCAGTTATAAAAGACGCGAGAGCTAACGGATTTTTAACTAAATAA
- a CDS encoding competence/damage-inducible protein A has product MKAEIITIGDEILIGQIVDTNSQFIGQELNKIGVSVYQITSIQDDEQHILNALKEAQERVDIVILTGGLGPTKDDITKKTIAKFFNDDQLIEYPEVIAHIKEMFQKIGHPFKEIQRYQAQLPSKATLLKNSFGTAPGMWFYENETVFVSLPGVPYEMKGLITNQVLPKIQKQFQLPFIIHKTIMTYGAGESMIAERIEDFENNLPPYIKLAYLPSFGKVRLRLSAKGDTKEILEKELNEKVAAIYQLIPEIITGIDDDSSLEKRVGELLTKKEQTIATAESLTGGQIAANLVSVPGSSAYFKGGFITYSAETKISQLDVFKETIKIYSVVSKEVALEMAKGAKRKLQTNYAIAVTGNAGPTTDNTDKSVGIVYIALISDEKEVVQEFNFGQPREKVINRTVSKALEMLYKELL; this is encoded by the coding sequence ATGAAAGCAGAAATTATAACTATTGGAGATGAAATTCTTATCGGACAAATTGTAGATACAAATTCGCAATTTATTGGTCAGGAATTAAATAAAATTGGAGTTTCGGTTTATCAGATAACTTCCATCCAAGATGACGAGCAACATATTCTAAATGCTTTAAAGGAAGCACAAGAAAGAGTAGATATTGTTATTCTAACAGGAGGTTTAGGGCCAACAAAAGACGATATCACCAAAAAAACAATTGCAAAATTCTTTAATGATGATCAACTAATAGAATATCCAGAAGTGATTGCTCATATTAAAGAGATGTTTCAGAAAATTGGTCATCCATTTAAAGAAATTCAAAGATATCAAGCACAATTACCATCAAAAGCTACTTTATTAAAAAATAGTTTTGGTACAGCACCTGGCATGTGGTTTTATGAAAATGAGACTGTCTTTGTGTCATTACCAGGAGTTCCGTATGAAATGAAAGGTTTAATTACCAATCAAGTTTTACCAAAAATTCAAAAACAATTTCAACTGCCCTTCATCATCCATAAAACAATTATGACGTATGGAGCTGGAGAAAGTATGATTGCAGAAAGAATTGAAGATTTTGAAAACAATTTACCACCTTATATAAAGTTAGCCTATTTGCCATCATTTGGTAAAGTTAGGCTGCGTTTATCTGCCAAAGGCGATACAAAAGAAATTCTAGAAAAAGAGTTAAATGAAAAAGTAGCTGCCATTTATCAACTAATACCAGAAATTATTACCGGTATAGATGATGATAGTTCTTTAGAAAAAAGAGTAGGCGAGTTGTTAACGAAAAAAGAACAAACTATTGCTACTGCAGAAAGTTTAACAGGCGGACAGATAGCTGCAAATTTAGTTTCTGTACCAGGTTCTTCTGCCTATTTTAAAGGTGGTTTTATAACCTATTCAGCAGAAACTAAAATAAGTCAATTAGATGTTTTTAAAGAAACTATTAAAATATATTCAGTAGTAAGTAAAGAAGTTGCTTTAGAAATGGCAAAAGGGGCTAAAAGAAAATTGCAAACAAATTATGCAATTGCCGTAACAGGTAATGCTGGTCCAACAACAGATAACACAGATAAAAGTGTAGGAATCGTTTATATTGCTCTAATATCTGATGAAAAAGAAGTTGTACAAGAATTTAATTTTGGGCAACCAAGAGAAAAGGTAATCAATAGAACTGTAAGTAAAGCTTTAGAAATGCTTTATAAAGAATTATTGTAA
- a CDS encoding fumarylacetoacetate hydrolase family protein, whose amino-acid sequence MKIICIGRNYAKHIEELANERPENPVVFLKPDSAILPRKNPFFIPPFSDDVHYEVEVLVKINKVGKHIDAKFAHKYYDEIGLGIDFTARDVQAKCKEKGLPWEKAKAFDGSAVVGEFYPKEEFDLENLKFQLYKNDEIVQDGNTNAMLWKTDELIAYVSQYFTLKKGDIIFTGTPAGVGKVVENDNLKGVIEGKEAFNIRVK is encoded by the coding sequence ATGAAAATAATCTGTATTGGGCGCAATTACGCAAAACACATCGAAGAATTGGCAAATGAAAGACCAGAAAATCCTGTTGTTTTTCTAAAGCCAGATTCGGCAATTTTACCAAGAAAAAATCCATTTTTTATTCCTCCTTTTTCTGATGACGTTCATTATGAAGTAGAGGTTTTGGTAAAAATAAATAAAGTAGGTAAACATATTGATGCAAAGTTTGCTCATAAATATTATGATGAAATTGGTTTAGGAATCGATTTTACAGCAAGAGATGTGCAAGCAAAATGCAAAGAAAAGGGATTACCGTGGGAAAAAGCAAAAGCATTTGATGGAAGTGCCGTTGTTGGAGAGTTTTATCCGAAGGAAGAATTTGATTTGGAAAACTTAAAATTTCAATTATATAAAAATGATGAAATTGTTCAGGACGGAAACACAAATGCAATGTTGTGGAAAACAGATGAATTAATTGCTTATGTTTCTCAATATTTCACCTTAAAAAAAGGAGATATCATTTTTACAGGTACACCCGCAGGTGTTGGAAAAGTTGTAGAAAACGATAACTTAAAAGGAGTAATTGAAGGTAAAGAAGCTTTTAATATTAGAGTAAAATAG
- the purU gene encoding formyltetrahydrofolate deformylase — translation MKSQVVSFLIKCPDQKGLVAKITSFFYEKGFNIVSSQQYVNAIEDTYFMRVRLNADGTTLSKKELESSFLELATPLDIEWSVNYDDRKQNVAIMVSHTSHNLYDLLERSKEGRLDCTVKMIISNHNKLRYIAEMFNIPFHYLPVTKETKLEQEAKVKDLLDTNEIDLVIMARYMQILSADFINHYPEKIINIHHSFLPAFQGANPYRKAYERGVKLIGATAHYATVDLDEGPIIEQDVKPVTHESTPVTLKRIGADIEKLVLARAVKNHLNHQIIVSGNRAIVFPEAGE, via the coding sequence ATGAAATCACAAGTAGTTTCTTTTTTAATAAAATGTCCAGATCAAAAAGGGTTGGTAGCAAAAATTACCAGTTTTTTTTATGAAAAAGGATTCAATATTGTAAGCTCACAACAGTATGTAAATGCTATTGAAGACACTTATTTTATGAGAGTTCGCTTAAACGCGGATGGAACCACGCTTTCTAAAAAAGAGTTAGAAAGTAGTTTTTTAGAGTTGGCAACTCCTTTAGATATAGAATGGTCTGTAAATTATGATGATAGAAAACAAAATGTAGCCATTATGGTTTCGCATACAAGTCATAATTTGTATGATTTGTTAGAGCGATCTAAAGAAGGAAGATTAGATTGTACTGTAAAAATGATTATTAGTAATCATAATAAGTTAAGATATATTGCAGAAATGTTTAATATTCCTTTTCATTATTTACCTGTAACAAAAGAAACCAAATTAGAGCAGGAAGCTAAAGTTAAAGATTTGTTAGATACTAACGAAATAGATTTGGTTATTATGGCAAGATATATGCAAATTTTATCAGCAGATTTTATCAATCATTATCCAGAGAAAATCATCAATATTCATCATTCTTTTTTACCTGCTTTTCAAGGAGCAAATCCTTATAGAAAAGCGTATGAAAGAGGAGTGAAGTTAATAGGCGCAACGGCACATTATGCAACGGTAGATTTAGATGAAGGTCCAATTATAGAGCAAGATGTAAAACCAGTAACGCATGAAAGTACACCAGTAACTTTAAAGAGAATTGGTGCAGATATAGAAAAATTGGTTTTGGCAAGAGCTGTAAAAAACCATTTAAATCATCAGATCATTGTTTCAGGAAATAGAGCAATTGTTTTTCCAGAAGCAGGAGAATAA
- a CDS encoding 1,4-dihydroxy-2-naphthoyl-CoA synthase has product MIQPEWKTVKEYEDITYKKCNGVARIAFNRPNVRNAFRPKTTKELYDAFYDAGEDVNIGVVLLSAEGPSTKDGVYSFCSGGDQKARGHQGYVGDDGYHRLNILEVQRLIRFMPKAVIAVVPGWAVGGGHSLHVVCDLTLASKEHAIFKQTDADVTSFDGGYGSAYLAKMVGQKRAREIFFLGRNYSAQEAYDMGMVNAVIPHEELESTAYEWAQEILEKSPTSIKMLKFAMNLTDDGMVGQQVFAGEATRLAYMTDEAKEGRDAFLEKRKPNFPKKWIP; this is encoded by the coding sequence ATGATACAACCCGAGTGGAAAACTGTTAAAGAATACGAAGACATTACCTATAAAAAGTGTAATGGAGTGGCAAGAATAGCATTTAATAGACCTAATGTTAGAAATGCTTTTAGACCTAAAACAACCAAAGAATTATACGATGCATTTTATGATGCTGGCGAAGATGTAAACATTGGTGTTGTGCTACTTTCTGCGGAAGGACCAAGTACAAAAGACGGAGTTTATTCGTTCTGTTCAGGCGGAGATCAAAAAGCACGTGGACATCAAGGTTATGTTGGCGATGATGGTTACCACAGATTAAATATATTAGAAGTACAACGTTTAATTAGGTTTATGCCAAAAGCAGTAATTGCGGTAGTACCTGGTTGGGCAGTTGGTGGCGGACACAGTTTACATGTTGTTTGCGATTTAACTTTGGCATCTAAAGAACATGCTATTTTTAAACAAACAGATGCAGATGTAACTTCTTTTGACGGTGGTTATGGTTCTGCATATTTGGCAAAAATGGTGGGACAAAAAAGAGCCCGTGAAATTTTCTTTTTAGGAAGAAATTATTCAGCACAAGAGGCGTATGATATGGGAATGGTAAATGCTGTTATTCCGCATGAAGAATTAGAATCTACTGCTTATGAATGGGCACAAGAAATTTTAGAAAAATCTCCAACTTCTATAAAAATGTTAAAATTCGCTATGAACTTAACAGACGATGGAATGGTTGGGCAACAAGTTTTTGCTGGTGAAGCAACAAGACTTGCTTATATGACGGATGAGGCTAAAGAAGGAAGAGATGCTTTTCTAGAAAAAAGAAAACCAAACTTTCCTAAAAAATGGATACCATAG
- a CDS encoding alpha/beta hydrolase-fold protein: MLFCLNGFAQKIIKKTIASDYADDQREIKIYLPEGYNDKEEKNYPLAVVLDSEFMFDTYVGNSVLFAAKDKAPKQIVVGIDMAKTRKKDTYFNITNGELTTDNKKFYQFIKDEVILNIESTYKTSPFITLVGEGTSANLVSYFLGEKAPFINSYICINPTFSDFIGQQMESYNLPRYLKEDNTFYLYINNATSFSAAKQTQIGELQTLLNSVELKNFNIINDTIQTSSSISAMSEAIPRALNQVFQVYSAISKEEFNENIKDLSPADAIAYLENKYVEIEFLFGSSLDIRENDVYAVEKIVMEKENGNQLLPFGKMILKLFPNSPLGDYYIGKYYEKGKQIRKAILQYKIGYGKMDPADPNADKFYDNILRLGGR; encoded by the coding sequence ATGCTATTTTGCCTTAACGGGTTTGCTCAAAAAATCATAAAAAAAACAATTGCATCTGACTACGCAGATGACCAGAGAGAAATAAAAATCTATTTACCAGAAGGTTATAATGACAAAGAAGAAAAAAACTACCCACTAGCTGTTGTTTTAGATAGTGAGTTTATGTTTGATACTTATGTTGGTAATTCTGTTTTATTTGCAGCAAAAGACAAAGCTCCAAAGCAAATTGTTGTAGGTATTGATATGGCAAAAACTAGAAAAAAAGACACCTATTTTAATATTACAAACGGAGAATTAACAACAGATAACAAAAAGTTTTATCAATTTATAAAAGATGAAGTTATTTTAAATATAGAAAGCACTTACAAAACATCTCCTTTTATTACACTTGTAGGCGAAGGTACTTCTGCAAACTTAGTTTCTTATTTTTTAGGAGAAAAAGCTCCGTTTATCAATTCTTATATCTGCATAAACCCTACGTTTTCAGATTTTATTGGGCAACAAATGGAGTCTTATAATTTACCTAGATACCTAAAAGAAGACAATACTTTTTACTTATACATAAACAACGCTACCTCTTTTTCTGCTGCTAAACAGACACAAATAGGAGAATTACAAACTCTTTTAAATTCTGTAGAATTAAAAAACTTTAATATTATAAATGACACTATACAGACGTCAAGTAGTATTTCTGCTATGAGCGAAGCAATACCTAGAGCTTTAAACCAAGTGTTTCAAGTTTATTCTGCTATTTCTAAAGAAGAATTTAATGAAAACATAAAAGATTTATCGCCTGCAGATGCTATTGCTTATTTAGAAAATAAATATGTAGAAATAGAATTTCTTTTCGGAAGTAGCTTAGACATTAGAGAAAACGATGTGTATGCGGTAGAAAAAATAGTTATGGAAAAAGAAAACGGAAATCAGTTACTTCCGTTTGGTAAAATGATTTTAAAACTATTTCCCAACTCTCCTTTAGGCGACTATTATATTGGTAAATATTACGAAAAAGGAAAACAAATTAGAAAAGCAATCTTACAATATAAAATAGGCTATGGTAAAATGGATCCTGCAGACCCAAATGCCGATAAATTTTATGACAATATTTTAAGACTTGGTGGGAGATAA
- a CDS encoding DNA-binding protein, with the protein MDSQEDLYEGEENLQEDENNSEEVDMYLKEGDKVNLVIETETGLGYTVLINEEFDGLLFRSEVFQELEENMEVVGYIKQIREDGKIDVSLRPQGFRNVIDSDVDKVLTKLKESREGFLLLTDKSSPDSIRFHMKMSKKAFKKAVGNLYRQKLILIKEDRIELV; encoded by the coding sequence ATGGATTCACAAGAAGATTTATACGAAGGAGAAGAAAATTTACAAGAAGACGAAAATAATTCGGAGGAGGTAGATATGTACTTAAAAGAAGGCGATAAAGTAAACTTAGTCATTGAAACAGAAACAGGTTTAGGTTACACTGTTTTAATTAATGAAGAGTTTGATGGTTTGCTTTTTAGAAGTGAAGTTTTTCAGGAATTAGAAGAGAATATGGAAGTTGTTGGTTACATAAAACAAATCCGTGAAGACGGAAAAATTGATGTTTCTTTGCGTCCACAAGGTTTTAGAAACGTAATTGATTCTGACGTAGATAAAGTGCTTACTAAGTTAAAAGAAAGTAGAGAAGGCTTTTTGTTATTAACAGATAAAAGTTCTCCAGATTCTATTCGTTTTCACATGAAAATGAGTAAAAAAGCATTTAAAAAAGCAGTTGGAAATTTATATAGACAGAAACTTATTTTAATTAAAGAAGATAGAATAGAGTTGGTGTAA
- the menD gene encoding 2-succinyl-5-enolpyruvyl-6-hydroxy-3-cyclohexene-1-carboxylic-acid synthase, which translates to MYPKKELAQIVISACSQFNIDTVVISPGSRNAPLTVGFSNHPEIETLSVVDERCAAFFALGIAQQTQKPVAISCTSGSALLNYYPAIAEAFYSNIPLVVISADRPKHLIDIGDGQTIRQENVFENHILFSANLIDEVVSSSAVENSKLICEALQIAISQKGPVHINVPFDEPLYETVSTIDTVIANKVKQSFEEITSLFTPRNDDTDYKKLASIWNAAEKKMILVGVNYPDEELHQLMDFYADDTSVLILTETTSNLHQQKAIDSIDQLIFSLDDTQFIDLKPDVLITFGGMIVSKKVKQFLRKYPPKHHWNIDKKKAMNTFFCLSEFIQIEPVDFFSKFNTTIVKKESNYQQKWLQFRDEKREKHTAYLSKTTHSDFKVFEQIIASVPTNSQLQISNSSIIRYAQLFSIDKTNNVYCNRGTSGIDGSTSTAIGAAFAAKNQTVFITGDISFFYDSNALWNAAIPKNFRIILINNSGGGIFKIIPGPGTTNAAKYFETPHSLTAAHLCKMYNFDYLKADSTETVQEQLDGFYETDTEINSVLTKKPKILEIFTPSEENDLILKAYFKYIQ; encoded by the coding sequence ATGTACCCTAAAAAAGAACTCGCACAAATTGTAATTTCAGCATGTAGTCAATTTAATATTGATACGGTTGTTATTTCTCCAGGTTCACGTAATGCTCCTTTAACGGTTGGTTTTTCTAATCATCCAGAAATAGAAACATTAAGTGTGGTAGACGAGCGTTGTGCTGCTTTTTTTGCTTTGGGTATTGCGCAACAAACTCAGAAACCTGTAGCAATTTCATGTACTTCTGGTTCTGCTTTGTTAAATTATTATCCTGCAATTGCAGAAGCTTTTTATAGCAACATTCCGTTAGTGGTAATTTCTGCAGACAGACCAAAACATTTAATTGATATTGGAGACGGACAAACCATTCGACAAGAAAATGTCTTTGAAAACCATATTTTGTTTTCTGCCAATTTAATTGATGAAGTTGTCAGTTCGAGTGCTGTCGAGAACTCAAAACTCATTTGTGAGGCTTTGCAAATAGCGATTTCGCAAAAAGGACCTGTCCATATAAATGTTCCGTTTGATGAGCCTTTGTATGAAACTGTTTCTACAATTGATACGGTCATTGCAAACAAAGTGAAGCAATCTTTTGAAGAGATTACTTCGTTGTTTACTCCTCGTAATGACGATACAGATTATAAAAAACTAGCTTCAATTTGGAATGCAGCCGAAAAGAAAATGATTCTTGTTGGAGTTAATTATCCGGATGAAGAACTACATCAATTAATGGATTTTTATGCAGATGATACTTCTGTTTTAATTTTAACAGAAACGACTTCTAATTTACATCAACAGAAAGCAATCGATTCTATAGATCAATTAATTTTTTCTTTAGACGATACTCAGTTTATAGATTTAAAACCAGACGTGTTAATCACTTTTGGAGGAATGATTGTTTCTAAAAAGGTAAAGCAGTTTTTAAGAAAATATCCACCAAAACATCATTGGAATATTGATAAGAAAAAAGCAATGAACACGTTTTTTTGTTTATCAGAATTTATTCAAATAGAACCTGTAGATTTCTTTTCTAAATTTAACACAACAATCGTAAAAAAAGAAAGTAACTATCAGCAAAAATGGTTGCAATTTCGTGATGAGAAGCGCGAGAAACATACTGCCTATTTATCAAAAACAACACATTCTGACTTTAAAGTTTTTGAGCAAATTATAGCAAGTGTGCCTACTAATAGTCAGTTGCAAATTAGCAACAGTTCTATTATTAGATACGCGCAATTATTTTCTATAGATAAAACAAACAATGTTTATTGTAATAGAGGAACAAGCGGAATTGATGGTAGCACAAGTACGGCTATTGGAGCGGCTTTTGCGGCTAAAAATCAGACTGTTTTTATAACAGGAGATATTAGTTTTTTTTATGACAGTAATGCGTTGTGGAATGCTGCTATTCCTAAAAACTTTAGAATTATTTTAATTAATAATTCTGGTGGCGGAATTTTTAAAATTATTCCAGGACCAGGAACCACAAACGCTGCTAAATATTTTGAAACTCCGCATTCTTTAACTGCAGCACATTTATGTAAAATGTATAATTTCGATTATTTAAAAGCAGATTCTACAGAAACAGTACAAGAACAATTAGACGGTTTTTATGAAACAGATACTGAAATAAATTCAGTACTTACGAAAAAACCAAAAATATTAGAAATCTTTACGCCAAGTGAAGAAAATGATTTAATTTTAAAAGCATATTTTAAATATATACAATAA